A window of Silurus meridionalis isolate SWU-2019-XX chromosome 4, ASM1480568v1, whole genome shotgun sequence contains these coding sequences:
- the si:dkey-247k7.2 gene encoding uncharacterized protein si:dkey-247k7.2 codes for MARFSLQVAALSLVCLITMVTSDNDPAGPPAVTDADICTQFFNEGSKMTIGRAYDMLWIKFSNYLKEQTLGTQIILTLMPLVDEDRDNRLNLSECEQLIKHIKLMGPQPTSK; via the exons ATGGCACGCTTCAGTCTCCAGGTTGCAGCGTTGAGCCTGGTTTGCCTCATCACCATGGTTACTTCGGACAATG ATCCAGCAGGCCCACCTGCAGTAACAGATGCAGACATATGCACCCAGTTCTTCAATGAAGGCTCCAAGATGACTATTGGTCGAGCCTATGACATGCTCTGGATAAAATTCAGTAACTACTTAAAG GAGCAGACGCTGGGAACTCAGATAATTTTGACACTGATGCCATTGGTTGATGAAGACAGAGATAACCGCCTTAACTTAAGTGAATGTGAACAACTCATCAAGCACATCAAGCTCATGGGGCCCCAGCCAACCTCCAAATAA
- the slc50a1 gene encoding sugar transporter SWEET1 has protein sequence MDFLQLLSWACIVFTIGMFSTGLTDLKKMRATQSADSVQFLPFLTTCLNNLGWLYYGVLKNDGTVMLVNSIGASLQCLYIFTYFHYAKEKRNVFVQTLGMVCLLCVSWVYFSMIVPPGSIQLSHLGLACSVFTITMYLSPLADLLDIIRTRSVERLSFSLTVATFFTSTSWTLYGLQLGDYYIMVPNTPGIATSLIRFLLFWLFNSTQDKPSYKSLQI, from the exons ATGGATTTTCTGCAGTTGTTATCATGGGCGTGCATCGTGTTCACCATCGGCATGTTCTCTACAGGACT GACCGACCTGAAGAAAATGCGAGCCACTCAAAGTGCCGATAGCGTCCAGTTCCTGCCTTTCCTCACCACGTGCTTAAA TAATTTAGGCTGGCTGTACTATGGTGTGCTGAAAAACGATGGCACCGTGATGCTCGTTAATTCCATCGGCGCCTCTCTGCagtgtctgtatattttcacCTACTTCCATTACGCCAAAGAGAAG agGAATGTGTTTGTGCAGACACTGGGCATGGTGTGCTTGCTGTGTGTCTCGTGGGTGTATTTCAGCATGATCGTTCCCCCGGGAAGCATTCAGCTTTCGCACCTCGGCCTGGCCTGCAGCGTCTTCACAATCACCATGTACCTGTCGCCGCTCGCCGACCTG CTGGATATAATACGCACTCGTTCAGTGGAGCGTTTGTCCTTCTCCCTCACTGTCGCCACCTTCTTTACATCCACCTCCTGGACCCTGTATGGCCTCCAGCTAGGGGATTACTATATTATG gtgcCTAATACACCTGGTATTGCAACAAGTCTCATCCGGTTCCTCCTCTTCTGGTTATTCAACTCTACTCAAGACAAGCCGTCCTACAAATCCTTACAGATCTAA